A single window of Girardinichthys multiradiatus isolate DD_20200921_A chromosome 15, DD_fGirMul_XY1, whole genome shotgun sequence DNA harbors:
- the faxca gene encoding failed axon connections homolog, with the protein MYWRLGFAWTGSCVVDLGRNRSFDEQLSFYGYMVAQPLQDHGGMMSALGSDSWWRKTLYVTGGALLAAAAYLLHELLTIRKEEELDSKDAIILHQFSRPKSGAPSLSPFCLKLETYLRMADLPYQNYFDGKLSTQGKMPWIEYNQEEVYGTEFIIEFLEERLGVSLNKSLTLQERALSRAITKMVEEHFYWTMAYCQWVDNLEETQKMLSVSGPLGDLLKWILSHLTGGIVKREMYGHGIGRFSKEEVYSLMEKDMRTLATLLGDKKYIMGSKLSAVDATVFGHLAAAMWTLPGSRPEQLIKGELINLAMYCERIRRRFWPEWFVDLEDFRYDLTTEISDTPSKLPDLGLYSRTDTSQETIYSHHSQLSHLSHLSHTPTPQEPPSPVSDPTGHSLYDSDMDTECSEIDQLKC; encoded by the exons ATGTACTGGCGCCTCGGCTTCGCCTGGACGGGGTCGTGTGTGGTTGATCTCGGCCGGAACCGGAGCTTCGATGAGCAGCTCTCGTTTTACGGCTACATGGTCGCCCAGCCTCTGCAGGACCACGGCGGGATGATGTCGGCGCTGGGCTCGGACTCTTGGTGGAGGAAGACTCTTTATGTGACCGGAGGCGCTCTGCTGGCTGCTGCTGCCTATCTGCTGCACGAACTGCTGACCATCAG AAAAGAAGAGGAGCTGGACTCTAAAGATGCAATTATACTCCACCAGTTCTCCCGGCCCAAATCTGGAGCCCCTTCCCTGTCCCCTTTCTGCCTTAAGCTGGAGACCTACCTCCGTATGGCTGACCTGCCCTACCAG AACTACTTTGACGGGAAGCTTTCGACACAGGGAAAGATGCCGTGGATCGAATACAACCAGGAGGAGGTCTACGGCACCGAATTCATCATCGAGTTTCTGGAGGAGAGGCTAGGTGTGAGCCTGAACAAGAGCCTGACGCTGCAGGAGAGGGCCTTGTCCCGTGCCATCACCAAAATGGTGGAAGAACACTTTTATTG GACTATGGCTTACTGTCAGTGGGTGGACAACCTGGAGGAGACTCAGAAGATGCTGTCAGTGAGCGGACCACTGGGCGACCTGCTCAAGTGGATCCTGAGTCACCTGACGGGCGGGATCGTTAAGAGGGAGATGTACGGCCATGGGATTGGGCGTTTCTCTAAGGAGGAGGTTTACAGCCTGATGGAGAAGGACATGCGTACTCTGGCCACCCTACTGG GTGATAAGAAGTACATTATGGGCTCCAAGCTTTCAGCAGTAGATGCTACAGTGTTTGGTCACCTAGCTGCGGCCATGTGGACACTTCCAGGATCTCGACCAGAGCAGCTGATCAAAG GCGAGCTCATCAACCTGGCCATGTACTGCGAGCGCATCCGCCGGCGCTTCTGGCCGGAGTGGTTCGTGGACCTGGAGGATTTCCGCTATGACCTCACCACCGAGATCAGCGACACACCTTCCAAACTCCCCGACCTGGGCCTCTACTCTCGAACAGACACTTCCCAGGAGACCATTTACTCGCACCATTCACAACTTTCCCATCTTTCCCACCTTTCACACACTCCCACTCCTCAGGAGCCCCCATCGCCCGTCAGCGACCCCACAGGCCACTCTTTGTACGACTCCGACATGGACACAGAGTGCTCTGAAATAGATCAGCTCAAGTGTTGA
- the ccnc gene encoding cyclin-C — MAGNFWQSSHYLQWVLDKQDLMKERQKDLKFLTEEEYWKMQIFFANVIQALGEHLKLRQQVIATATVYFKRFYARYSLKSIDPVLMAPTCVFLASKVEEFGVVSNTRLISAATSVLKTRFSYAFPKEFPYRMNHILECEFYLLELMDCCLIVYHPYRPLLQYVQDMGQEDMLLPLAWRIVNDTYRTDLCLLYPPFMIALACLHVACVVQQKDARQWFAELSVDMDKILEIIRVILKLYDQWKNFDDRKEIAAVLNKMPKPKPPPNSESDQSSNGNQSNSYSQS, encoded by the exons ATGGCGGGAAACTTCTGGCAGAGTTCTCATTA TCTGCAGTGGGTGCTGGATAAACAGGATCTGATGAAAGAGCGCCAGAAGGACCTGAAGTTCCTTACAGAAGAGGAGTACTGGAAGATGCAGATTTTTTTCGCCAACG TGATCCAGGCTTTGGGTGAGCACCTGAAGCTCAGACAGCAGGTTATTGCTACTGCCACAGTGTACTTCAAACGCTTCTATGCCAG GTATTCTCTTAAAAGTATAGATCCTGTGCTCATGGCTCCTACCTGTGTTTTCCTGGCCTCTAAAGTGGAG GAATTCGGAGTTGTGTCCAACACCAGGCTGATTTCAGCAGCGACGTCTGTGT TGAAAACAAGATTTTCCTACGCCTTTCCAAAGGAATTTCCTTACAGAATGAATCAT ATATTAGAGTGTGAATTCTACCTTTTGGAGTTGATG GATTGCTGTCTGATTGTCTACCACCCCTATAGACCGTTGCTGCAGTACGTGCAGGATATGGGACAGGAGGACATGCTGCTGCCTCTGGCCTG GCGAATAGTGAATGACACCTACAGGACAGATCTGTGCCTGCTCTACCCTCCCTTCATGATTGCCCTGG CCTGTCTTCATGTCGCCTGTGTTGTGCAGCAAAAAGATGCCAGGCAGTGGTTTGCTGAGCTCTCTGTGGACATGGACAAA aTCCTGGAGATCATTCGCGTCATTCTGAAGCTCTATGACCAGTGGAAAAATTTTGATGATAGGAAAGAGATTGCTGCTGTTCTAAACAAGATGCCCAAACCCAAACCACCTCCAAACAG TGAGAGTGATCAGAGCTCTAATGGGAACCAGAGCAACTCCTACAGCCAGTCTTAG
- the ngs gene encoding notochord granular surface isoform X1, whose translation MSHSPERMSSYRRCFEGTSVNQLRVASPSPTRRETRHRSASFNRNVGWKVTGCRALTNKPRLTSSASMNTLCMDVSTRQEANLDLDAAAAENQAFKLTRSNERQEMVVLNDRLASYIEKVRTLESKNKMLEADIEALKSAYERTTGLRQLYASQLKELNREAEQIREQRDVSLIAKEAMASQLDVLKSKYDEALEARKQNEHLIEALRPDVDKATSARIKLEKQLENLEAELTFLQRVHKEEIDELMQQIYSAASKMDLNFDLPDLSSALTQIQSQYDSIAAKNLLEMDAWYRSMFQDMNDTSSKHAQRVRSLREKIAAYRKNILSKERDLESLRARNESLEAHICDTKEKQMKLEEELEEHKEAIKQDLKLTKQKTALLMREYQELLNAKMAMEIEIATYRKLIDGEDSRLSTMVGKLFLTGYPHLTNSNPPDPLASLTPPTGSLKIKGPKDTRTINAETASAAVSTGNPTDANVQQQATEESERKTLLIRTIKTDEDTYVSDTQKCTITISGAAEDTDEE comes from the exons ATGAGCCACAGCCCAGAGAGGATGTCCTCCTACCGTCGTTGTTTCGAGGGCACGTCCGTAAACCAACTTCGGGTGGCTAGTCCATCTCCCACCCGAAGGGAGACCCGCCATAGGTCAGCCAGCTTCAACAGGAATGTGGGGTGGAAGGTAACAGGCTGCAGGGCCCTCACCAACAAGCCTCGTCTGACCAG CAGTGCGAGTATGAACACATTGTGCATGGATGTGTCTACTAGACAAGAGGCGAATTTGGATCTGGATGCAGCTGCAGCGGAGAACCAGGCATTCAAGCTGACTCGTAGCAATGAGAGGCAGGAGATGGTGGTCCTCAATGACCGCCTTGCATCTTACATCGAAAAG GTTAGAACACTGGAGTCCAAGAACAAGATGCTGGAGGCTGACATCGAGGCCTTGAAAAGTGCCTATGAGAGAACAACAGGCCTCAGGCAGCTGTATGCATCACAGCTAAAGGAGTTGAACAGGGAAGCTGAGCAAATAAGAGAGCAGAGG GATGTGTCTTTGATAGCCAAGGAGGCAATGGCCTCTCAGCTGGATGTGCTGAAGTCTAAATATGATGAAGCTCTTGAGGCCAGGAAGCAGAATGAGCATCTCATTGAGGCTCTGCGTCCG GATGTGGACAAGGCCACTTCGGCCAGAATtaaactggaaaagcagctggaGAACCTGGAGGCTGAGCTGACCTTCCTGCAGAGAGTTCACAAAGAG GAAATCGACGAGCTGATGCAGCAGATCTATTCAGCAGCCTCAAAGATGGATTTGAACTTCGACCTCCCAGACCTTTCCTCTGCTCTCACGCAGATTCAATCTCAGTATGACAGCATTGCTGCTAAGAATCTGCTG GAAATGGATGCATGGTACAGATCAATGTTTCAGGACATGAATGATACTTCATCCAAGCACGCTCAAAGGGTTCGGAGTCTGAGAGAGAAAATTGCTGCTTATAGAAAGAAT ATTCTGAGCAAAGAACGAGACTTGGAGTCACTAAGGGCAAGGAATGAGTCTTTGGAGGCTCACATCTGTGATACCAAGGAGAAACAAATGAAGTTAGAGGAAGAATTAGAG GAGCACAAGGAGGCAATTAAACAAGATCTGAAGCTGACCAAGCAGAAGACTGCTCTGCTGATGAGGGAATATCAGGAGCTTCTCAATGCCAAAATGGCAATGGAGATTGAGATCGCCACCTACAG AAAGCTGATTGATGGCGAAGACAGCCGTCTGAGCACCATGGTTGGGAAGTTATTCCTGACCGGTTACCCTCATCTCACTAACAGCAACCCCCCTGACCCTTTAGCATCACTCACACCCCCTACAGGGTCTTTGAAAATTAAAGGCCCCAAAGACACACGCACAATCAATGCTGAAACAGCTTCAGCTGCTGTATCTACAGGCAACCCAACTGATGCCAATGTACAGCAGCAGGCAACAGAGGAGTCTGAGAGGAAGACTCTCCTTATCAG AACAATTAAAACAGATGAGGACACCTATGTGAGCGACACACAGAAGTGCACCATAACCATTTCTGGAGCTGCAGAGGACACAGATGAAGAATAA
- the ngs gene encoding notochord granular surface isoform X2: protein MSHSPERMSSYRRCFEGTSVNQLRVASPSPTRRETRHRSASFNRNVGWKVTGCRALTNKPRLTRQEANLDLDAAAAENQAFKLTRSNERQEMVVLNDRLASYIEKVRTLESKNKMLEADIEALKSAYERTTGLRQLYASQLKELNREAEQIREQRDVSLIAKEAMASQLDVLKSKYDEALEARKQNEHLIEALRPDVDKATSARIKLEKQLENLEAELTFLQRVHKEEIDELMQQIYSAASKMDLNFDLPDLSSALTQIQSQYDSIAAKNLLEMDAWYRSMFQDMNDTSSKHAQRVRSLREKIAAYRKNILSKERDLESLRARNESLEAHICDTKEKQMKLEEELEEHKEAIKQDLKLTKQKTALLMREYQELLNAKMAMEIEIATYRKLIDGEDSRLSTMVGKLFLTGYPHLTNSNPPDPLASLTPPTGSLKIKGPKDTRTINAETASAAVSTGNPTDANVQQQATEESERKTLLIRTIKTDEDTYVSDTQKCTITISGAAEDTDEE from the exons ATGAGCCACAGCCCAGAGAGGATGTCCTCCTACCGTCGTTGTTTCGAGGGCACGTCCGTAAACCAACTTCGGGTGGCTAGTCCATCTCCCACCCGAAGGGAGACCCGCCATAGGTCAGCCAGCTTCAACAGGAATGTGGGGTGGAAGGTAACAGGCTGCAGGGCCCTCACCAACAAGCCTCGTCTGACCAG ACAAGAGGCGAATTTGGATCTGGATGCAGCTGCAGCGGAGAACCAGGCATTCAAGCTGACTCGTAGCAATGAGAGGCAGGAGATGGTGGTCCTCAATGACCGCCTTGCATCTTACATCGAAAAG GTTAGAACACTGGAGTCCAAGAACAAGATGCTGGAGGCTGACATCGAGGCCTTGAAAAGTGCCTATGAGAGAACAACAGGCCTCAGGCAGCTGTATGCATCACAGCTAAAGGAGTTGAACAGGGAAGCTGAGCAAATAAGAGAGCAGAGG GATGTGTCTTTGATAGCCAAGGAGGCAATGGCCTCTCAGCTGGATGTGCTGAAGTCTAAATATGATGAAGCTCTTGAGGCCAGGAAGCAGAATGAGCATCTCATTGAGGCTCTGCGTCCG GATGTGGACAAGGCCACTTCGGCCAGAATtaaactggaaaagcagctggaGAACCTGGAGGCTGAGCTGACCTTCCTGCAGAGAGTTCACAAAGAG GAAATCGACGAGCTGATGCAGCAGATCTATTCAGCAGCCTCAAAGATGGATTTGAACTTCGACCTCCCAGACCTTTCCTCTGCTCTCACGCAGATTCAATCTCAGTATGACAGCATTGCTGCTAAGAATCTGCTG GAAATGGATGCATGGTACAGATCAATGTTTCAGGACATGAATGATACTTCATCCAAGCACGCTCAAAGGGTTCGGAGTCTGAGAGAGAAAATTGCTGCTTATAGAAAGAAT ATTCTGAGCAAAGAACGAGACTTGGAGTCACTAAGGGCAAGGAATGAGTCTTTGGAGGCTCACATCTGTGATACCAAGGAGAAACAAATGAAGTTAGAGGAAGAATTAGAG GAGCACAAGGAGGCAATTAAACAAGATCTGAAGCTGACCAAGCAGAAGACTGCTCTGCTGATGAGGGAATATCAGGAGCTTCTCAATGCCAAAATGGCAATGGAGATTGAGATCGCCACCTACAG AAAGCTGATTGATGGCGAAGACAGCCGTCTGAGCACCATGGTTGGGAAGTTATTCCTGACCGGTTACCCTCATCTCACTAACAGCAACCCCCCTGACCCTTTAGCATCACTCACACCCCCTACAGGGTCTTTGAAAATTAAAGGCCCCAAAGACACACGCACAATCAATGCTGAAACAGCTTCAGCTGCTGTATCTACAGGCAACCCAACTGATGCCAATGTACAGCAGCAGGCAACAGAGGAGTCTGAGAGGAAGACTCTCCTTATCAG AACAATTAAAACAGATGAGGACACCTATGTGAGCGACACACAGAAGTGCACCATAACCATTTCTGGAGCTGCAGAGGACACAGATGAAGAATAA